In Variovorax paradoxus, a single genomic region encodes these proteins:
- a CDS encoding sensor domain-containing diguanylate cyclase, whose protein sequence is MALTAAASDISPSSDLDAMFDLAPVSLWIEDYSGLKRKLDGWRAEGVTDLVAYLSEDPRRVSECMALLKVLRVNQHTLKLFAADSQQTLLDSLDRVFRGDMSATVVHELDQLWRGQLTFESETVNYALDGRRLDVRVRARVLPGHEGTWERVLVSLDDVTERVAAQRLRDESATYARSLFERSPVSLWVEDFSAVRTLLESIRARGITDFATFIKVHPEFVTRCMQEIRVIDVNRETLRMFGAPDLQTLLGSLSRIFRDEMRESFAEQLQDLWNGKTVQHREVLNYSLSGEVLNIHMQFAVQDDRLDTWDLVLVSLVDITARKKAEAYLEYLGKHDVLTQLCNRTYFTEELTRLARKGPWPVSIVAIDLNGLKQLNDQEGHAAGDSLLRRMGEVLDKAVDPPAWPARIGGDEFAVLLPMTDERGAEAMRERILTLLEMNNQFHAGQSGHALSLAIGLATCHAGESLESALQRADRAMYVDKARHYEGTPGDRRRA, encoded by the coding sequence ATGGCCCTGACCGCCGCCGCGTCCGACATTTCCCCGTCATCCGACCTCGACGCCATGTTCGACCTGGCGCCCGTCTCCCTCTGGATCGAAGACTACAGCGGCCTCAAGCGCAAGCTCGACGGCTGGCGCGCCGAGGGCGTCACCGACCTGGTCGCCTACCTGTCCGAAGACCCGCGCCGCGTGAGCGAGTGCATGGCGCTGCTGAAGGTGCTGCGGGTCAACCAGCACACCCTGAAGCTCTTTGCCGCCGACAGCCAGCAGACCCTGCTCGACTCGCTGGACCGCGTGTTCCGAGGCGACATGTCGGCCACCGTGGTGCACGAGCTCGACCAGCTCTGGCGCGGCCAGCTCACCTTCGAGAGCGAGACCGTCAACTACGCCCTGGACGGCCGGCGGCTCGACGTGCGCGTGCGCGCCCGCGTGCTGCCCGGCCACGAAGGCACCTGGGAGCGCGTGCTGGTCTCGCTCGACGACGTGACCGAGCGCGTGGCCGCCCAGCGCCTGCGCGACGAGAGCGCCACCTATGCGCGCAGCCTGTTCGAGCGCTCGCCGGTGTCGCTGTGGGTGGAAGACTTCAGCGCCGTGCGCACGCTGCTCGAGAGCATCCGCGCGCGCGGCATCACCGACTTCGCCACCTTCATCAAGGTGCACCCGGAGTTCGTGACGCGCTGCATGCAGGAGATCCGCGTCATCGACGTCAACCGCGAGACGCTGCGCATGTTCGGCGCGCCCGACCTGCAGACCCTGCTGGGCAGCCTCTCGCGCATCTTCCGCGACGAGATGCGCGAGTCCTTCGCCGAGCAGCTGCAGGACCTGTGGAACGGCAAGACGGTGCAGCACCGCGAGGTGCTCAACTACTCGCTGTCGGGCGAGGTGCTGAACATCCACATGCAGTTCGCGGTGCAGGACGACCGGCTCGACACCTGGGACCTGGTGCTGGTGTCGCTGGTCGACATCACCGCGCGCAAGAAGGCCGAGGCCTACCTCGAATACCTGGGCAAGCACGACGTGCTCACGCAGCTGTGCAACCGCACCTACTTCACCGAGGAGCTCACCCGCCTCGCGCGCAAGGGCCCGTGGCCGGTGTCGATCGTGGCCATCGACCTGAACGGCCTGAAGCAGCTCAACGACCAGGAAGGCCACGCCGCCGGCGACTCGCTGCTGCGCCGCATGGGCGAAGTGCTCGACAAGGCCGTCGACCCGCCGGCCTGGCCCGCGCGCATCGGCGGCGACGAGTTCGCAGTGCTGCTGCCCATGACCGACGAGCGCGGCGCCGAGGCCATGCGCGAGCGCATCCTCACGCTGCTGGAAATGAACAACCAGTTCCACGCCGGGCAGAGCGGCCACGCCCTGAGCCTGGCCATCGGGCTGGCGACCTGCCACGCGGGCGAATCGCTCGAATCGGCGCTGCAGCGCGCGGACCGCGCGATGTATGTCGACAAGGCGCGGCACTACGAAGGCACGCCGGGGGATCGGCGGCGGGCGTAG
- a CDS encoding YbhB/YbcL family Raf kinase inhibitor-like protein, with amino-acid sequence MRDNNKLPRSLALPAAALALAGLLAGCAGMSGGSGTGGKAYTGMRVGSSAFADNGTIPAEHAGAGECGGKNISPPVAWSNLPPKTRSVAVLVFDPDGAAGLGVSHWVAYNIAAERGELKTGEGQAGTNFNFTMGPNVAGAPVYRGMCPPVGDRPHHYVLTVIASDLAPGALPTGLARDALLAALKGHALGGQSVVGLYSR; translated from the coding sequence ATGCGCGACAACAACAAGCTCCCTCGTTCCCTCGCATTGCCGGCGGCGGCGCTCGCCCTCGCGGGCCTGCTGGCGGGCTGCGCCGGCATGTCGGGCGGTTCGGGCACCGGCGGCAAGGCCTACACCGGCATGCGCGTCGGCTCCAGCGCCTTCGCCGACAACGGCACCATCCCGGCCGAGCACGCCGGCGCGGGCGAATGCGGCGGCAAGAACATCTCGCCGCCGGTGGCCTGGAGCAACCTGCCGCCCAAGACCCGGTCGGTCGCGGTGCTGGTGTTCGACCCGGACGGCGCGGCCGGCCTGGGCGTGTCGCACTGGGTGGCCTACAACATCGCGGCCGAGCGCGGCGAGCTGAAGACGGGCGAAGGCCAGGCGGGCACGAACTTCAACTTCACCATGGGCCCGAACGTGGCCGGCGCGCCGGTCTACCGCGGCATGTGCCCGCCGGTGGGCGACCGGCCGCACCACTATGTCCTGACCGTCATCGCTTCCGACCTCGCGCCGGGTGCCCTGCCGACCGGCCTGGCACGCGACGCCCTGCTGGCCGCGCTCAAGGGCCATGCGCTGGGCGGACAGAGCGTGGTGGGCCTCTACAGCCGCTAA
- a CDS encoding Rieske (2Fe-2S) protein, with the protein MTDDPTTTTTLAPAPISTTLAEDRIAVKFSAPNGAPAFAVRWHGAVYAYINQCPHAGGPLDFEGQIIESSGRFLMCARHGAIFEPDTGKCVGGPCRGARLTPLTVHEKADGSIWPGQAG; encoded by the coding sequence ATGACCGACGACCCCACGACAACGACAACACTGGCCCCCGCGCCGATTTCCACCACGCTTGCCGAGGACCGCATCGCGGTCAAGTTCTCCGCACCCAACGGCGCCCCCGCCTTCGCGGTGCGCTGGCACGGCGCGGTGTACGCCTACATCAACCAGTGCCCCCATGCCGGTGGACCGCTCGACTTCGAAGGGCAGATCATCGAAAGCTCGGGCCGCTTCCTGATGTGCGCGCGGCACGGCGCGATCTTCGAGCCCGACACCGGCAAGTGCGTCGGCGGCCCGTGCCGCGGCGCGCGACTCACGCCGCTGACGGTGCACGAAAAGGCCGACGGCAGCATCTGGCCGGGCCAGGCCGGGTGA